The following are from one region of the Aspergillus chevalieri M1 DNA, chromosome 1, nearly complete sequence genome:
- a CDS encoding putative oligosaccharyltransferase subunit ribophorin II (COG:O;~EggNog:ENOG410PK8H;~InterPro:IPR008814;~SECRETED:SignalP(1-20);~TransMembrane:3 (n6-16c20/21o188-216i228-247o253-272i);~go_component: GO:0008250 - oligosaccharyltransferase complex [Evidence IEA];~go_component: GO:0016021 - integral component of membrane [Evidence IEA];~go_process: GO:0006487 - protein N-linked glycosylation [Evidence IEA]), whose amino-acid sequence MHLWHSLQLCLLAAAISARAASTWGYTDATVSVQTKGAGVGSGFKQEIPDNKPLATPVSLGSLDTLRVTLTAQEGRSPKRAHQVFLLLNDPETGLDISYPFNVKDNGKSRVDLTQKDLPIQFLSLSQPVDARLLIGSFGTSEAYNEPAFQLLITRNPDEPVPTVEVSRYGKLPEIHHIFKEDPKNPPIAVTLGFLGVTLTAIPILAGVWLFLGVNLNHLPTALKSAPVPHAVFLGSLISIEGIFFLYYTSWNIFQLLPAVAAAGAVAFVSGSRALGEVQGRRLAGLR is encoded by the exons ATGCACCTGTGGCATTCTCTTCAGCTCTGTCTTCTCGCCGCCGCTATTTCTGCGCGCGCTGCTTCGACATGGGGCTACACTGATGCCACCGTGTCAGTTCAGACCAAGGGCGCCGGCGTCGGGTCGGGCTTTAAGCAGGA AATTCCAGACAACAAACCCCTCGCGACCCCCGTCTCTCTCGGAAGCTTGGATACCCTCCGCGTGACGCTGACGGCCCAGGAAGGTCGATCTCCGAAGCGGGCGCATcaagtcttcctcctcctcaacgaCCCCGAGACTGGCTTGGATATTTCATACCCGTTTAATGTGAAGGACAATGGCAAGTCGAGAGTAGATCTG ACCCAAAAGGACCTCCCGATCCAATTCCTTTCCCTTTCCCAGCCTGTTGACGCCCGTCTCCTCATTGGATCCTTTGGCACCTCGGAAGCATACAATGAGCCCGCGTTCCAGCTGTTGATTACCCGCAACCCCGACGAACCAGTCCCGACAGTTGAGGTGTCGCGGTACGGCAAGCTGCCCGAGATCCACCATATCTTCAAGGAGGACCCCAAGAACCCACCGATTGCTGTTACACTTGGTTTCCTGGGCGTGACTCTGACTGCTATTCCGATCCTCGCGGGTGTG TGGCTCTTCCTCGGCGTTAACCTCAACCATCTCCCTACCGCACTCAAGTCCGCTCCTGTTCCCCACGCTGTCTTCCTCGGATCCTTGATTTCGATCGAAGGAATCTTCTTCCTGTACTATACCTCTTGGAACATCTTCCAGCTGCTCCCCGCCGTTGCTGCGGCTGGTGCTGTTGCATTTGTCAGTGGTAGCCGTGCATTGGGTGAGGTTCAGGGACGGCGACTTGCGGGTCTCCGGTAG
- a CDS encoding uncharacterized protein (COG:S;~EggNog:ENOG410PRU3): MGSASSKPARSAANAVSRRQYPKQPTAPPTAAPSAAAKAAQPQTRPQAPPHLEREPEPSQGPIYHPKERPAGVKSSAIDLDGRDPDFAASLRHIGPVNPAPTFSPSSTFQPRPGTQPTQTIFPQASSNSALLVFNARQQIARAAEKEAEQVGKPSFAGRQFLDALTIRQAISMRDRQGLGAEEIEAILRLRNGVVERLGRKGIIGEIQ, from the exons ATGGGCTCAGCATCGTCAAAGCCGGCCAGATCGGCAGCAAACGCAGTCTCCCGACGCCAGTATCCCAAGCAACCAACCGCCCCTCCGACAGCCGCTCCGAGCGCAGCAGCAAAAGCAGCGCAACCACAAACCAGACCACAagctcctcctcatcttGAGAGGGAGCCTGAACCAAGTCAAGGTCCTATATATCATCCAAAGGAGCGGCCAGCTGGCGTGAAGTCAAGCG CAATCGACCTCGACGGCCGCGACCCCGACTTCGCCGCCTCCCTCCGCCACATCGGCCCCGTAAACCCAGCGCCCACATTCTCCCCTTCTAGCACCTTCCAACCACGCCCCGGCACACAACCCACCCAAACCATCTTCCCCCAAGCATCCTCCAACTCAGCGCTCCTCGTATTCAACGCTCGCCAGCAAATTGCCAGAGCTGCAGAGAAAGAAGCGGAGCAGGTCGGAAAGCCGAGTTTCGCGGGAAGGCAGTTTTTGGATGCGTTGACGATTAGGCAGGCGATTTCGATGCGGGATAGGCAGGGTTTGGGggcggaggagattgaggcgATATTGAGGTTGAGGAACGGTGTTGTGGAGAGGTTAGGGAGGAAGGGGATTATTGGGGAGATTCAGTGA
- a CDS encoding uncharacterized protein (COG:S;~EggNog:ENOG410PSSX) translates to MGTPWLSTPFVRLRYKNPGIWSPSDPRLPKDVLGRGEGRLSPGFEFLWIPSPTKYCEAVILLLCRDSDTNYEFFFFFFLDCDDYILEFLDDGSESFCEEDLGMEFRDF, encoded by the coding sequence ATGGGAACTCCCTGGCTTTCAACTCCCTTTGTCCGACTCAGATACAAGAACCCCGGTATCTGGAGTCCCTCGGATCCTCGCCTCCCAAAAGATGTCCTAGGCCGCGGTGAAGGGCGTCTCTCACCAGGGTTCGAGTTCCTGTGGATCCCAAGTCCTACTAAATACTGCGAGGCGGTTATTCTCTTGCTTTGTCGAGATTCAGATACGAATTAcgagttttttttttttttttttttggattGCGACGATTATATTTTGGAGTTCTTGGATGATGGATCGGAATCTTTCTGTGAGGAGGATTTGGGGATGGAGTTTAGGGACTTTTGA
- a CDS encoding uncharacterized protein (COG:S;~EggNog:ENOG410PGZZ;~InterPro:IPR017850,IPR000917;~PFAM:PF00884;~TransMembrane:4 (n8-19c23/24o39-63i75-97o117-142i184-201o);~go_function: GO:0003824 - catalytic activity [Evidence IEA];~go_function: GO:0008484 - sulfuric ester hydrolase activity [Evidence IEA]), whose protein sequence is MLRKYLPSVPPLLFALVFVNVLSSKSLHLLQHVQSLPVLYLVLYSPTLILWDLFVIFVSRVLLVWPETRLRWIPFLFGGFIALLTWFAAAVQFGFFFETGAEVEWSATDSFVRDPAAMKILMSGISSVTAAGTVLFLASFVLSSRLYSITGRWLDSLRDRCWQGVREPKTLLPFAKSPAGRRCAFQYLLPLTALSVSLIFLEATRPSIPYDHLARALPLTMLDAFHRPSTQSVEGCRPPPLPFPLLPQRKGGPPPHHHHPFDWAFGKGPPPFPPPPPPPPPLGDFGVQPSWLPEDPPPGFSRWQPARVREEEHGDQPLQCPSGPFQYYNPRSDPLKVSNFDDDIMGPLQQAFKDNPVDINHVVLLTLESGRKEVFPMQAGTPMYDYLVQSHEEKERKDAIDRLSKMTPVAQMLTGEYALNSEGRVNDFSNHKWHDQSGPGMGGLNVKGGLTASTLTLKSILGSHCGVSPLPVDLLEEINLEFYQPCLPQIFELFNRHKSSEPESKDGGFQADQWKSVYVQSSTVSYDRQDKLNEAMGFNYSISRESLRDPDSKHWPPATGEINYFGYAESETKPYLRDLIFDAAENNTRLFLSHLTSSTHHPWRTPKSFHTEQYTGSEGSVDHESMNDYLNTVRYVDDWLGEILGLLDEAGIANSTLVVIIGDHGQAFSEDAKVTGTFENGHISNFHVPIVFRHPHLPHIDISANATSLAIIPTILDLLVQSQSLNEKDSAIASSLLPEYQGQSLLRPFHNQRPDDGLAVWNFALINGGGSMLAITTANSPYRLILPLKEEFNYRFTHLGKDPGELKPLEGWSMPRLVDRVRKDHGEEAATWLMDAERVGRWWVDEQKRIWDYRGE, encoded by the exons ATGCTCCGCAAGTACCTGCCTTCCGTGCCCCCGCTACTCTTCGCCCTCGTCTTCGTGAACGTCCTCTCCTCCAAGTCGCTACATCTCTTGCAACATGTCCAGTCGCTTCCAGTACTCTACTTGGTGCTCTACTCGCCAACGCTGATTCTCTGGGATCTGTTTGTTATATTCGTGTCTCGGGTGCTGCTGGTCTGGCCCGAGACGCGACTACGATGGATTCCATTTCTCTTTGGCGGCTTTATTGC CCTCCTCACATGGTTTGCAGCTGCCGTCCAGtttggcttcttcttcgagaCCGGTGCCGAGGTTGAGTGGTCCGCGACCGATAGCTTTGTTCGGGATCCCGCAGCCATGAAGATTCTCATGAGTGGTATTTCCAGCGTCACGGCCGCTGGCaccgtcctcttcctcgcctcGTTTGTGCTGAGCAGCCGGTTATACTCCATCACCGGCCGCTGGCTCGATTCGCTACGGGATCGGTGCTGGCAAGGCGTGAGAGAGCCGAAGACCCTGCTTCCATTTGCTAAATCCCCAGCCGGTCGACGATGCGCCTTCCAATACCTCCTGCCTCTCACAGCCCTCAGTGTCTCGTTGATATTCCTTGAAGCAACTCGGCCCTCCATCCCGTACGATCACCTTGCGCGAGCTTTGCCGTTGACCATGTTGGATGCTTTTCACAGACCCTCTACGCAGTCGGTGGAGGGCTGTCGACCACCACCCCTTCCCTTCCCTCTGCTACCACAAAGGAAAGGAGGtccccctcctcatcaccatcatccgTTCGACTGGGCGTTTGGGAAAGGACCTCCTCCGtttcctccgccgcctccgcctccaccgCCGTTGGGTGACTTTGGGGTTCAGCCTTCGTGGTTACCCGAAGATCCTCCGCCAGGTTTTAGCCGTTGGCAGCCCGCACGGGTTCGCGAGGAGGAACATGGTGATCAGCCGCTACAGTGTCCAAGTGGACCGTTCCAATACTACAATCCGCGATCCGATCCTCTGAAGGTTTCCAactttgatgatgatatcatGGGGCCCTTGCAGCAGGCCTTCAAGGATAACCCGGTCGATATCAATCACGTGGTATTGTTGACGCTGGAGAGTGGTCGAAAGGAGGTCTTCCCCATGCAGGCTGGAACGCCCATGTATGATTATCTTGTGCAATCGCACGAGGAGAAGGAACGGAAAGATGCGATCGACAGGCTCTCGAAAATGACTCCTGTCGCGCAGATGCTCACAGGCGAATATGCGTTGAACAGCGAAGGAAGAGTGAACGACTTCAGCAACCACAAGTGGCATGACCAGTCGGGACCAGGAATGGGTGGTCTCAACGTCAAGGGTGGGTTGACTGCGAGCACGTTGACTCTGAAGAGTATTCTGGGCAGTCATTGCGGTGTGAGCCCGCTTCCGGTCGATCTCTTGGAAGAGATCAACCTGGAGTTCTACCAGCCTTGTCTCCCGCAGATATTTGAGCTGTTCAATCGACACAAGTCCAGTGAACCCGAGTCGAAGGATGGCGGGTTCCAGGCAGACCAATGGAAGTCCGTCTATGTGCAATCCAGTACAGTTTCATACGACAGACAGGATAAATTGAATGAGGCCATGGGTTTCAACTATTCGATCTCCAGGGAGTCCTTGAGAGATCCTGATTCGAAACATTGGCCACCGGCGACGGGCGAAATCAATTATTTTGG ATATGCGGAATCCGAAACCAAGCCATATCTACGGGATTTGATTTTCGACGCTGCTGAGAACAACACCCGCTTGTTTCTGTCGCATCTGACTAGTTCGACGCATCATCCTTGGCGCACACCAAAATCGTTCCATACCGAACAATATACCGGAAGCGAAGGCAGCGTCGACCATGAATCGATGAATGATTATCTGAATACCGTTCGTTATGTTGATGATTGGTTGGGTGAGATTCTCGGTCTGTTGGATGAGGCTGGAATTGCGAATTCCACTTTGGTGGTGATTATCGGTGATCA CGGGCAAGCCTTTTCGGAAGATGCCAAGGTCACTGGTACCTTTGAAAACGGACATATCAGTAATTTCCATGTGCCGATTGTGTTCCGACACCCTCATTTGCCTCATATTGACATTTCCGCCAACGCGACATCTCTCGCTATTATCCCGACTATTCTCGATCTCCTCGTTCAGAGCCAGTCTTTGAACGAGAAGGACTCGGCGATTGCATCGTCCCTACTCCCTGAATACCAAGGTCAATCACTACTCCGGCCATTCCACAACCAGCGTCCCGATGACGGCCTAGCGGTGTGGAATTTCGCCTTGATCAACGGTGGAGGTTCAATGCTAGCTATCACAACAGCAAACTCACCCTACCGTCTTATCCTACCACTAAAAGAAGAATTCAACTACCGATTCACACACCTCGGGAAAGACCCCGGGGAGCTCAAGCCACTAGAAGGATGGTCCATGCCACGCTTAGTGGACCGAGTACGCAAGGACCATGGTGAAGAGGCTGCAACCTGGCTTATGGATGCGGAGAGAGTTGGTCGCTGGTGGGTTGATGAGCAGAAGCGGATTTGGGATTATCGTGGGGAGTAA
- a CDS encoding putative short chain dehydrogenase (COG:Q;~EggNog:ENOG410PHZV;~InterPro:IPR002347,IPR036291,IPR020904;~PFAM:PF00106,PF13561,PF08659;~go_function: GO:0016491 - oxidoreductase activity [Evidence IEA];~go_process: GO:0055114 - oxidation-reduction process [Evidence IEA]), producing the protein MAIETHPAPLLQPQPQPAPENIVLGTKTRLPEFSLAGKVICVSGAARGLGLTQAEALLEAGAIVYALDRLEEPDPHFHTIQARAKTELSTTLYYRRIDVRDTALLNAVVEDIANTHGRLDGLIAAAGVQQETPALEYTADDVNRLLGINVTGVFMTAQAVARQMVRFGRGGSIVLIASMSGTVANRGLPCPAYNASKAAVLQLTRNLAMEWGPYNIRVNSLSPGYILTSMVTDLFEEYPERASEWPRQNMLGRLSRPEEYRGAAVFLLSEASGFMTGGDLRVDGGHAAWYHQSV; encoded by the exons ATGGCCATCGAAACCCACCCAgctcctctcctccaaccccaaccccaaccagCCCCCGAGAACATAGTCCTCGGCACAAAAACCCGTCTCCCAGAGTTCAGCCTCGCCGGAAAAGTCATCTGCGTCTCCGGCGCAGCCCGCGGCCTCGGTCTTACACAAGCAGAAGCCCTCCTCGAAGCAGGCGCAATCGTCTACGCTCTGGACCGGCTGGAAGAACCC GACCCGCACTTCCACACAATCCAAGCACGAGCCAAGACCGAACTCTCCACAACCCTGTACTACCGTCGCATCGACGTGCGTGACACAGCGCTCCTCAACGCTGTCGTCGAAGACATCGCGAATACACACGGCCGGCTGGACGGGCTCATCGCGGCCGCGGGCGTGCAGCAGGAGACCCCCGCGCTGGAGTACACGGCCGACGATGTCAACCGGTTGCTGGGGATTAATGTGACGGGGGTGTTTATGACTGCGCAGGCGGTGGCGCGGCAGATGGTGAGGTTTGGGAGGGGTGGGAGTATTGTGCTTATTGCTAGTATGAGTGGGACTGTTGCGAATAGG ggccTCCCCTGCCCCGCCTACAACGCCTCCAAAGCCGCCGTCCTCCAACTAACCCGCAATCTAGCCATGGAATGGGGCCCGTATAACATCCGGGTTAACTCTTTGTCCCCCGGGTACATACTAACGTCGATGGTGACTGATTTGTTCGAGGAATATCCTGAGCGAGCAAGCGAGTGGCCTAGGCAGAATATGCTGGGCCGGTTGTCGAGGCCGGAGGAGTACCGGGGGGCTGCTGTATTCTTGCTCAGTGAGGCGAGTGGGTTTATGACGGGGGGTGATCTGAGGGTTGATGGGGGACATGCGGCTTG GTATCATCAATCCGTCTAA
- a CDS encoding uncharacterized protein (SECRETED:SignalP(1-16)), producing the protein MHFTTLQLLVASLALGAPLNQGLNQGNTEGVKQCTECSTRATPDIQGTPAAGLPILPTDWVDQSFHHKIPARDAGADGDVSADVDAEDDDGKRQDDEAISARGVEEDEAEDEDEEADDDEDEHQKVARDAEDDEADEAEDEDKEANDDEDQHQKVARDAEDDEADEEGEDDEARSLEKRKSRSHGGSSSSSHSNKNDDKDKPKPKPTNTKPAPKPSKTPKPSKSPKATQPPKTTQPPKTTQPPKSTPTPSASSSAKVCKNKNLNKSKREVVSTPVATAEPTYVN; encoded by the exons ATGCACTTCACAACTCTCCAGCTTCTCGTCGCCAGCCTCGCCCTAGGCGCCCCCCTCAACCAGGGCCTCAACCAGGGTAATACGGAGGGCGTCAAGCAAT GCACCGAATGCAGCACACGGGCAACCCCCGATATCCAGGGAACTCCCGCCGCTGGTCTGCCCATCCTTCCCACCGACTGGGTTGACCAGTCATTTCATCATAAGATCCCTGCTCGGGACGCTGGCGCTGATGGCGATGTATCTGCTGATGTTGACGCCGAGGATGACGATGGGAAGAGGCAGGATGATGAGGCTATTTCTGCCCGTGGTgttgaagaagacgaagctgaggatgaggacgaagaggccgatgacgatgaggatgagcaCCAGAAAGTCGCTCGTGACgccgaagacgacgaggCCGATGAagctgaggatgaggacaAAGAGGCcaatgacgatgaggatcaGCACCAGAAAGTTGCTCGTGATGCcgaggatgacgaggccGACGAAGAGGGTGAAGATGACGAAGCTCGCAGCCTCGAAAAGCGCAAGAGCAGGAGCCacggcggcagcagcagcagcagccacagCAACAAAAACGACGACAAGGACAAGCCCAAGCCTAagcccaccaacaccaagcCAGCCCCCAAGCCCTCCAAGACCCCCAAACCCTCCAAGTCTCCCAAGGCCACTCAACCTCCCAAGACCACTCAGCCTCCCAAGACCACTCAACCCCCCAAGAGCACACCCACGCCCAGCGCCAGTTCTTCCGCTAAAGTGTGCAAGAACAAGAACCTGAACAAAAGCAAGCGGGAGGTTGTCAGCACCCCTGTGGCCACTGCTGAGCCGACTTATGTGAACTAA
- the PLB1_1 gene encoding lysophospholipase family protein (COG:I;~EggNog:ENOG410PFXA;~InterPro:IPR016035,IPR002642;~PFAM:PF01735;~SECRETED:SignalP(1-19);~TransMembrane:1 (n4-14c19/20o629-647i);~go_function: GO:0004620 - phospholipase activity [Evidence IEA];~go_process: GO:0009395 - phospholipid catabolic process [Evidence IEA]) produces MKPTSVVLALAAALPGATAAPEPEVARDFRISSNVRRSLPNAPDGYVPSSVECPSSRPTVRLAEKISKNESSWLDTRRDKATSALRDFFGHVSIDNFDAAGYIDRVKSNSSNVPNIGIAVSGGGYRAMLNGAGAIKAFDSRTDNSTASGQLGGLLQSSTYFAGLSGGGWLVGSIYINNFTSISDLQTHKDGAVWQLENSILEGPDSGGIQLFDSVGYWKDIHDEVSAKSDAGFPTSITDYWGRALSYQFVNDTKGGPSQTWSSIALTNDFQQGNMPLPILVADGRNPGELLVSSNATVFEINPWEFGSFDPTVFGFVPTKYLGSRFVGGSLPDNESCISGFDNGGFIMGTSSSLFNQFFLNVNSTALPDWLKSIFTNILGDIGEDSDDIAVYSPNPFYGWRNGSSPYSSYKELDIVDGGEDLQNIPLHPLIQPERHVDVIFAVDSSADTDYSWPNGTALVATYERTLNSTGIANGTAFPAVPDTNTFVNKGFNQRPTFFGCNATNATSSSGDVAPLIVYLPNAPYVLYSNVSTFEYPSYNDTYRDLLILNGQDIVTQGNSTVDSNWSTCVGCAILSRSLERTNTDIPQVCTKCFQDYCWDGSINSTAPAPYEPTTEFHQISADKSAASIAMPTLFSVVVSAGAAMFLM; encoded by the exons ATGAAGCCCACCTCCGTGGTGCTTGCTCTGGCCGCCGCCTTGCCCG GCGCAACGGCTGCTCCCGAGCCCGAGGTTGCTCGCGACTTTAGAATCTCCAGCAATGTTCGCCGGTCGCTCCCCAATGCCCCCGATGGCTATGTCCCCTCGTCGGTGGAATGCCCGTCCAGCCGTCCGACGGTGCGTCTGGCAGAGAAGATCTCCAAGAATGAGTCGTCATGGTTAGATACGCGCCGTGACAAGGCCACCTCCGCCTTGAGGGATTTCTTCGGTCACGTTTCGATCGACAACTTTGACGCTGCCGGGTACATTGACCGGGTCAAGAGCAACTCGTCCAATGTGCCCAACATCGGTATTGCGGTGTCTGGTGGTGGTTACCGTGCTATGTTGAACGGTGCCGGTGCTATCAAGGCGTTTGATAGCCGGACGGACAACTCTACTGCCTCGGGTCAGTTGGGTGGACTGCTGCAGTCGTCGACCTACTTTGCTGGTCTCAGTGGTGGTGGCTGGTTGGTTGGCTCCATTTACATCAACAACTTCACCAGCATTTCGGATCTGCAGACGCACAAGGATGGTGCTGTCTGGCAGCTTGAGAACTCGATTCTCGAGGGCCCTGACTCCGGTGGTATCCAACTTTTCGACTCTGTCGGCTACTGGAAAGATATCCATGATGAAGTCTCGGCCAAGTCGGATGCTGGCTTCCCGACTTCGATTACGGACTACTG GGGACGTGCTTTGTCCTACCAGTTTGTCAACGACACCAAAGGAGGCCCAAGCCAGACTTGGTCGTCCATCGCCTTGACTAATGACTTCCAGCAAGGTAACATGCCTTTGCCCATCCTGGTGGCTGATGGTCGTAACCCCGGCGAGTTGCTCGTTAGCAGCAACGCAACCGTGTTTGAAATTAACCCTTGGGAGTTTGGTTCTTTTGACCCCACTGTCTTTGGTTTCGTCCCTACCAAGTACCTGGGCTCTCGTTTCGTGGGCGGAAGCTTGCCTGACAACGAGTCCTGCATTAGTGGCTTTGACAATGGCGGTTTCATCATGGGTACCTCGTCCAGTTTGTTCAACCAGTTCTTCCTGAATGTCAACAGCACTGCGTTGCCCGATTGGCTCAAGAGCATCTTCACCAACATCCTTGGTGACATTGGTGAGGATTCTGATGATATCGCCGTCTACTCTCCCAACCCCTTCTACGGATGGCGCAACGGCTCTTCCCCGTACTCCTCCTACAAGGAGCTAGACATTGTGGATGGTGGAGAGGATCTCCAAAACATCCCTCTGCACCCGCTGATCCAGCCTGAGCGCCACGTCGATGTCATTTTCGCTGTCGACTCCTCCGCTGACACGGACTACTCGTGGCCCAACGGTACTGCTCTGGTTGCAACTTACGAGCGTACCTTGAACTCGACTGGTATCGCCAACGGCACTGCTTTTCCGGCTGTGCCGGACACCAACACCTTCGTCAACAAGGGCTTCAACCAGCGACCCACATTCTTCGGCTGCAACGCCACCAACGCTACCAGCAGCTCCGGCGACGTCGCTCCCTTGATCGTCTACCTCCCCAACGCACCCTACGTCCTCTACTCCAACGTGTCCACCTTCGAGTACCCCTCGTACAACGACACCTACCGTGACCTCCTCATCCTGAACGGCCAGGATATTGTGACGCAGGGTAACAGCACTGTGGACTCAAACTGGTCCACCTGTGTGGGCTGTGCTATCCTGAGCCGCTCTTTGGAGCGCACCAACACCGATATCCCCCAGGTCTGCACCAAGTGCTTCCAGGACTACTGTTGGGATGGTAGCATCAACAGCACTGCCCCGGCTCCGTATGAGCCTACCACCGAGTTCCACCAGATTAGCGCCGACAAGAGTGCTGCTTCGATTGCGATGCCGACGCTGTTCTCGGTTGTGGTATCTGCTGGTGCTGCGATGTTTTTGATGTAG